In one window of Meiothermus sp. DNA:
- a CDS encoding YibE/F family protein gives MRFWFVLMVVLGLAWAQDAPEQAPAPPSSPGAYSIARIVSMGDKSATVRVGEKLKEAEFPTESAAFRTGQQVVVYEADGRTYIAEPYRIPYLWGLLGLFVLVTVTLGRGKGLRGLLGTAASMAVLAFFVVPQISAGNNPLLITFVGAFGILALSIYFVHGINRKTTAALIGTTFATLVALVLSVLLTEWMQFTGLTSEEAFLARFQLGGNLDLVSLYLAGVVVGALGALNDVTVTQAAVVQALVQANPRYSLRELYTRGMTVGFDHIGSLVNTLILAYAAGTLPLLLLISQSDVPLVLLINNETFAAEIVTMLVGSLALVLAVPLTTLMAAWLMRGRKLDYIERRWPGQ, from the coding sequence ATGCGTTTTTGGTTCGTTCTCATGGTTGTTCTGGGCCTGGCCTGGGCGCAGGACGCACCCGAGCAAGCCCCGGCGCCCCCCAGTTCACCTGGCGCGTACTCGATTGCCCGTATCGTCTCGATGGGTGATAAGAGCGCGACTGTGCGGGTTGGTGAGAAGCTCAAGGAAGCGGAGTTTCCCACCGAATCGGCGGCCTTTCGCACGGGGCAGCAGGTGGTGGTGTACGAGGCCGACGGCAGAACCTATATTGCAGAACCCTACCGCATCCCCTACCTGTGGGGCTTGCTCGGGCTGTTTGTGCTGGTAACGGTAACCCTGGGGCGCGGCAAAGGTTTGCGGGGTCTGTTGGGAACTGCCGCCAGCATGGCGGTACTGGCCTTTTTTGTGGTGCCGCAAATCTCGGCCGGAAATAACCCCCTGCTAATCACCTTTGTGGGCGCTTTTGGCATCCTGGCGCTTTCGATTTACTTTGTTCACGGAATCAACCGCAAGACCACCGCGGCCCTGATTGGAACCACCTTTGCCACGCTGGTGGCCCTGGTGCTTTCCGTACTGCTGACCGAGTGGATGCAGTTTACCGGCCTCACTTCGGAGGAGGCCTTCCTGGCCCGTTTCCAGCTAGGGGGCAACCTCGATCTGGTCTCGCTGTACCTGGCCGGGGTGGTGGTGGGGGCGCTGGGGGCCCTGAACGATGTAACGGTAACCCAGGCTGCAGTCGTTCAGGCGCTGGTGCAGGCCAACCCCCGCTACAGCCTTCGGGAGCTTTACACCAGGGGCATGACGGTGGGCTTCGACCACATTGGCAGTCTGGTCAACACCCTGATTCTGGCCTATGCAGCGGGTACACTGCCTTTACTGCTGCTGATTAGCCAGAGCGATGTTCCGCTGGTGCTACTGATAAATAACGAGACCTTTGCCGCCGAAATTGTCACCATGCTGGTGGGTTCGCTGGCCCTGGTACTGGCGGTTCCGCTCACCACCCTGATGGCCGCCTGGCTGATGCGGGGACGAAAGCTGGACTACATCGAGCGAAGGTGGCCGGGGCAATGA
- a CDS encoding VWA domain-containing protein: MMFIWPWALGLLLLVPLLVWLYRQGLRPPAESVVLHPDVAMLARISRRAQNWRQHLSAGLYLLALVMAVVALARPTLPVLQADPRAAVVLAVDISRSMQATDVQPSRFEAARAALRTFIRELPEGMRVALVTFSRDAQLVVPLTTDRGRLLEAVDFLELNLGTAIGDAILESIMALPPLSERAEAPDPRSLASIILLTDGRSLAGVDPVEATQEAARLKIRVHAIGIGRTSEGPVPGLPEQYALAAQFDEEALKEIARVGDGEYFFVDSAAKLKEAYRTLTRQMTWRVRRDEATAVFSLLAAGLLVLSLALAQVRRRVV, from the coding sequence ATGATGTTTATCTGGCCGTGGGCCCTGGGTTTGTTGCTCTTGGTACCCCTGCTGGTCTGGCTATACCGGCAGGGTCTACGCCCGCCAGCCGAATCGGTGGTATTGCACCCGGATGTGGCCATGCTGGCGCGGATCTCGAGGCGAGCCCAAAACTGGCGACAGCACCTCTCGGCAGGGTTGTATTTGCTGGCGCTGGTTATGGCTGTTGTTGCCCTGGCCCGCCCGACCCTTCCGGTCTTGCAGGCCGACCCCAGGGCGGCGGTGGTGCTGGCGGTGGACATCAGCCGCTCGATGCAGGCTACCGACGTGCAGCCCAGTCGATTCGAGGCTGCTAGAGCTGCGCTGCGTACTTTTATTCGTGAACTGCCGGAGGGCATGCGGGTGGCTCTGGTGACCTTTTCCCGCGACGCTCAACTGGTAGTACCCCTCACCACCGACCGGGGGCGCTTGCTCGAGGCGGTGGACTTCCTCGAGCTGAACCTCGGCACCGCCATCGGCGACGCCATTCTGGAGAGCATTATGGCTCTGCCGCCGTTGTCCGAACGCGCCGAGGCCCCAGACCCCAGGAGCCTGGCCAGTATCATCCTGCTTACCGATGGTCGCAGTCTGGCCGGGGTGGACCCGGTAGAAGCTACCCAGGAGGCGGCCCGCCTTAAGATTCGGGTGCATGCTATTGGTATTGGCCGTACCTCCGAAGGCCCGGTGCCGGGACTGCCCGAACAGTATGCGCTGGCCGCGCAGTTCGACGAAGAGGCCCTCAAGGAGATTGCCCGGGTGGGCGACGGAGAATATTTCTTTGTGGACTCGGCGGCCAAGCTCAAAGAGGCCTACCGCACCCTGACCCGTCAGATGACGTGGCGGGTTCGTCGCGATGAGGCGACGGCGGTTTTTTCCCTGCTGGCCGCTGGGCTGTTGGTTCTTAGCCTGGCCCTGGCCCAGGTGCGGCGCAGGGTGGTTTAG
- a CDS encoding VWA domain-containing protein has protein sequence MSFTWPAFLWLLLLIPLFMGLLVWANRRRERTAEAFADARLLPSVVRQPPKAHVRWPLALQLLALFLLLFAAARPVASPPLPTNKAAVVLAVDTSRSMLAADLNPSRLEAAKATARKFIELAPPTTQIGLVSFSDSASALVMPTTDRQKLLEAIERLKPAQNTSIENAIVTGVRMLPGRKNLKPPAELQPPGLGQPDPLQGVPDLPAPEQAQSPQDLPPGSVVILSDGASNVSTNPGLPTRNSLEIAARFAKNANVKLFTFPMGQPGGTVAQIEGRSYYIPFEPRNMEQLAQATGGKNTYPPTEEALKAIAKELGTVIRWEGTKTEIASLLSALAALLMILAAGLSLRWQRRVP, from the coding sequence ATGAGTTTCACCTGGCCTGCTTTTTTGTGGCTCTTGCTACTAATCCCGCTGTTTATGGGCCTGCTGGTGTGGGCCAACCGACGGCGGGAGCGCACCGCCGAGGCCTTTGCCGATGCCCGCTTGCTCCCCTCGGTGGTGCGCCAACCGCCTAAAGCCCACGTGCGCTGGCCGCTGGCTCTGCAACTGCTGGCTTTGTTCCTTCTGCTTTTTGCGGCGGCCCGTCCGGTGGCCAGCCCGCCCTTGCCCACCAACAAGGCCGCCGTCGTGCTGGCGGTGGATACCTCGCGCTCCATGCTGGCCGCCGACCTCAACCCCAGCCGCCTGGAGGCCGCCAAGGCCACGGCCCGCAAGTTCATCGAGCTAGCACCTCCTACCACCCAGATTGGGCTGGTCAGCTTTTCCGACTCGGCCTCGGCCTTGGTGATGCCCACCACCGACCGCCAAAAGCTCCTGGAGGCCATCGAGCGCCTCAAACCGGCCCAAAACACCTCCATCGAGAACGCCATCGTGACCGGGGTGCGGATGCTGCCCGGGCGCAAGAACCTCAAGCCTCCTGCCGAATTGCAACCCCCTGGCCTGGGGCAGCCCGACCCCTTGCAGGGGGTGCCCGACCTGCCCGCGCCCGAGCAGGCCCAGTCTCCACAAGATCTGCCGCCGGGGAGTGTGGTTATTCTTTCGGACGGAGCCTCTAACGTGAGCACCAACCCCGGACTGCCCACCCGCAACAGCCTCGAGATCGCGGCCCGTTTTGCCAAAAATGCCAACGTCAAGCTCTTCACCTTCCCCATGGGGCAACCAGGGGGTACAGTGGCCCAGATTGAGGGGCGCAGCTATTACATCCCCTTCGAACCAAGGAACATGGAGCAACTGGCGCAGGCCACGGGTGGCAAAAACACCTACCCCCCCACCGAGGAGGCCCTCAAGGCCATTGCCAAAGAACTGGGCACGGTGATTCGCTGGGAGGGCACCAAAACCGAAATTGCCTCGCTACTCTCAGCATTGGCGGCCCTGCTGATGATTCTTGCCGCGGGCCTGAGCCTGCGCTGGCAGCGCCGGGTACCTTAG
- a CDS encoding N-acetylmuramoyl-L-alanine amidase — protein MRYILALSFCLASLGLAQPRVGTEDGLTRLVFGIPSEARFSLKREGNQVSIRFQGTLPRTLRALLNTPQVVGYRATPSPGGSIYVVTLRAGASYRTQELANPRRLVLEVRSSSQPATTTQPRPRNGSRAPTAVVVLDPGHGGVDPGAVGLVQEEEAVLEVALRTKRLLEARGIRVILTRTTDRHLSANKATDLGLRAAMADSKRTLFVSIHANAAERVAQGIEVYYFGETIDQRLLSKAILENGGGALGQRLTREAQGVAQRLMRDLIAQANLKFSEQLALKTLRSLVRETGAVSRGVQTAPFYVIRNARIPAILVEIGFVNHPAEGKKLATSAYRQQLASGLAGGIIAFLNSGHAQR, from the coding sequence ATGCGATACATTTTGGCTCTGTCGTTCTGTTTGGCCTCTCTGGGACTGGCTCAACCTCGAGTAGGCACCGAAGATGGCCTGACCCGACTGGTATTTGGCATTCCCAGCGAAGCAAGGTTTAGCCTGAAACGTGAAGGCAACCAGGTTTCCATACGCTTCCAGGGCACTCTGCCCCGAACCTTGCGGGCTTTGCTGAACACGCCGCAGGTTGTCGGCTACAGAGCCACCCCCAGTCCGGGTGGCTCGATTTATGTGGTGACGCTGCGGGCCGGTGCCAGCTACCGTACCCAGGAGCTCGCCAATCCCCGCCGCCTGGTACTGGAGGTGCGCAGCAGCAGCCAGCCCGCGACCACTACCCAGCCCCGACCCCGCAACGGTTCCCGTGCGCCCACTGCGGTGGTGGTGTTGGATCCCGGCCATGGAGGGGTTGACCCCGGCGCAGTGGGTCTGGTGCAAGAGGAAGAGGCCGTACTGGAAGTGGCCCTACGCACCAAACGACTCCTCGAGGCCAGAGGCATTCGGGTCATCCTGACGCGCACCACCGACCGACATCTCTCGGCCAACAAGGCCACCGACCTGGGGCTACGGGCGGCCATGGCCGATAGCAAACGCACGCTCTTTGTTTCCATCCACGCCAACGCCGCCGAACGGGTCGCGCAGGGGATTGAGGTGTACTACTTTGGCGAGACCATCGATCAGCGGCTTTTGTCTAAGGCCATTCTGGAAAACGGTGGGGGCGCGCTGGGGCAGCGCCTGACCCGCGAGGCCCAGGGCGTGGCCCAGCGCCTCATGCGCGACCTCATCGCCCAGGCCAACCTCAAGTTTTCCGAGCAACTGGCCCTCAAAACCTTGCGCTCCCTGGTGCGCGAAACCGGTGCAGTAAGCCGGGGTGTCCAAACCGCACCTTTTTACGTGATCCGCAACGCCCGCATTCCGGCCATTCTGGTGGAGATTGGCTTTGTCAATCACCCCGCTGAAGGCAAAAAGCTAGCCACCAGCGCGTACCGGCAACAGCTTGCGAGCGGGCTGGCGGGGGGAATTATTGCTTTTTTGAACAGTGGCCATGCCCAGCGCTAG
- the ggt gene encoding gamma-glutamyltransferase, translated as MLGFGLAQPTATGTGGAAATVDALATRAAMDILAQGGNAIDAAVAAAAVLGVTEPYSCGIGGGGFMVVYLAKDKRVVTIDHREVAPAYFNPSVFNGPNGQPLPFAERVNSGLSVGVPGTVKGWEEALARYGSMSLGRVLQPAIRVAQQGFTVDATFAAQTQANLQRFRYFTSTSALFLPGGNVPAVGSTFRNPDLARTYLLLASGGSRAFYTGPLAQAIVNTVNNPPIAPEVTANIRPGRMTLADLANYEARIRQPIVSSYRGYTLYGMGLPSSGGPTIALALNLLEGFDLKALPRERALHLYLEASRLAFADRNAYMGDPEFLDAPMAGLLSKKYAEERRKAIGERAAEGSVQAGDPYPFQQDPSTPLRPRAQTQRWEGESTTHLTVSDKEGNIVSYTFTIESTGGNAMVVPGYGFLLNNELTDFDAAVPHPNSPEAYKRPRSSMSPTLVFRDGKPVLALGSPGGATIITTVLQTLINVLDFGMPIDQALAAPRLSQRNLQTTGVDGGFERSPEAQALLGLGHRWAPTAEIGALTAIAFNPDGSVTAAAEPVRRGGGAAAVERSR; from the coding sequence ATGCTGGGTTTCGGACTGGCCCAGCCGACAGCCACGGGCACCGGGGGTGCCGCCGCCACTGTGGATGCCCTGGCGACCCGCGCCGCTATGGACATCCTGGCCCAGGGCGGGAACGCCATCGATGCCGCAGTGGCCGCCGCAGCGGTGCTGGGGGTGACCGAGCCTTACTCCTGCGGAATTGGCGGTGGGGGCTTTATGGTGGTCTACCTGGCCAAGGATAAACGGGTGGTGACCATCGACCACCGGGAGGTGGCCCCGGCCTATTTCAATCCCAGCGTGTTTAACGGCCCCAACGGTCAGCCGCTGCCCTTTGCCGAGCGGGTCAACAGCGGTCTTTCGGTCGGGGTTCCCGGCACGGTCAAGGGCTGGGAGGAAGCCCTGGCCCGTTATGGCTCCATGTCCCTGGGCCGGGTTTTGCAGCCGGCCATTCGGGTAGCGCAGCAGGGCTTTACGGTCGATGCCACTTTTGCTGCCCAGACCCAGGCCAACCTCCAGCGCTTCCGCTACTTCACCTCCACCAGCGCTCTTTTTCTGCCGGGCGGCAATGTACCTGCGGTGGGCTCTACTTTTCGTAACCCCGACCTGGCCCGTACCTACTTGCTCCTGGCCTCGGGGGGAAGCCGTGCTTTCTATACAGGCCCCCTCGCCCAGGCCATTGTCAATACGGTCAACAACCCGCCCATCGCGCCCGAGGTGACCGCCAACATCCGTCCGGGCCGCATGACCCTTGCGGACCTGGCCAACTACGAAGCGCGCATCCGTCAGCCGATTGTGAGTAGCTACCGGGGCTATACCCTCTACGGAATGGGTTTGCCCAGCAGTGGAGGGCCTACCATCGCCCTGGCCCTGAATCTGCTCGAGGGTTTCGATCTTAAGGCCCTGCCCCGCGAGCGGGCGCTGCATCTGTACCTCGAGGCTTCCCGTCTGGCTTTTGCCGATCGCAACGCCTACATGGGAGACCCCGAGTTTTTGGATGCACCCATGGCCGGCTTGCTCTCCAAGAAATACGCCGAAGAACGCCGCAAGGCCATCGGTGAGCGGGCCGCCGAGGGTTCGGTGCAGGCAGGGGACCCCTATCCCTTCCAGCAAGACCCCTCCACCCCGCTGAGACCAAGAGCGCAAACACAGCGTTGGGAAGGGGAGTCCACTACCCACCTCACCGTGAGCGACAAGGAAGGCAATATTGTTTCTTATACCTTTACCATCGAGTCCACCGGCGGCAACGCCATGGTGGTACCGGGGTACGGCTTCTTGCTCAACAACGAACTCACTGACTTCGATGCAGCCGTTCCTCACCCCAACAGCCCCGAGGCTTACAAGCGTCCGCGCAGCAGCATGAGCCCCACCCTGGTCTTCCGCGATGGAAAACCGGTGCTGGCTTTGGGCTCGCCCGGCGGTGCCACCATCATCACCACGGTACTTCAGACGCTAATTAATGTGCTCGACTTTGGCATGCCCATTGACCAGGCCCTGGCCGCGCCCCGCCTGAGCCAGCGCAACCTGCAGACCACAGGTGTAGACGGAGGTTTCGAACGAAGCCCGGAGGCCCAGGCCCTCCTGGGGCTGGGCCATCGGTGGGCCCCTACCGCCGAAATTGGGGCCCTTACAGCCATTGCTTTCAATCCAGACGGCTCGGTAACGGCGGCTGCCGAGCCAGTGCGCCGGGGTGGGGGCGCGGCTGCGGTGGAACGCTCGAGGTAG
- a CDS encoding thioesterase family protein, whose amino-acid sequence MKPIPIGYQATFETVVSDEMTVDFEHADDPQLGKLHPVYATYWMAKHMELAGRKIILPFLEEGEEGIGSKVSVDHQASALPGMKVRVVAEHLRTEGNRVHARCTAWNELGDRIGEGYTEQVILPRAKLLRIFEKLQERWQASRDRPADR is encoded by the coding sequence ATGAAACCCATTCCCATTGGCTACCAGGCCACTTTCGAGACGGTAGTTAGCGATGAAATGACCGTGGACTTCGAGCACGCGGACGACCCCCAGCTCGGCAAACTGCACCCGGTTTACGCCACCTACTGGATGGCCAAACACATGGAGCTGGCCGGCCGCAAGATTATTCTGCCCTTCCTGGAAGAAGGCGAGGAGGGCATTGGCTCCAAGGTCAGCGTGGACCACCAGGCCTCCGCCCTGCCCGGCATGAAGGTTCGCGTGGTCGCCGAGCATTTGCGCACCGAGGGCAACCGCGTACACGCCCGCTGCACGGCTTGGAACGAGCTGGGTGACCGGATTGGCGAGGGCTACACCGAGCAGGTTATATTGCCCAGGGCCAAGCTGTTGCGCATATTTGAGAAGCTACAAGAGCGCTGGCAGGCCAGCCGTGACCGGCCTGCCGACCGTTGA
- a CDS encoding YIP1 family protein, which yields MNTTPSITDTVMNMVSQSIQVLTKPSVETFEQYENKGTLRDALIYMLIAAVITGLFSLGSGLGAFLNGIIGTLVGFLIFTYLVHYIGKTQGGTGTLDNVAYTFALFWAPISVLFAVVSLILLITLIGVFLIPLLAIGALVINVYFAYLAVQSSMNLRESGKIWITLAVAFVGTLIASIVIAGILR from the coding sequence ATGAATACCACACCGTCCATTACCGATACCGTAATGAATATGGTCAGCCAGAGCATTCAGGTGCTCACCAAACCCAGCGTGGAAACCTTTGAGCAATACGAAAACAAAGGCACCCTGCGGGATGCGCTGATCTACATGCTGATTGCCGCCGTGATCACCGGCCTATTCAGTCTGGGCAGCGGCCTGGGGGCTTTTTTGAACGGCATTATTGGTACCCTGGTGGGTTTCCTGATCTTTACCTACCTGGTGCACTACATTGGCAAGACCCAGGGCGGCACCGGTACGCTCGACAATGTGGCCTACACGTTTGCGTTGTTCTGGGCGCCCATCAGTGTACTGTTTGCGGTGGTCAGCCTGATTCTGCTCATCACGTTAATTGGCGTCTTCTTGATTCCTTTACTGGCCATTGGGGCGCTGGTTATTAACGTCTACTTTGCCTACCTGGCCGTGCAGTCGAGCATGAACCTGCGCGAAAGTGGCAAAATCTGGATCACCCTGGCGGTGGCTTTTGTCGGCACCCTGATTGCCAGCATAGTTATTGCCGGCATTTTGCGATAA
- a CDS encoding MoxR family ATPase yields MSEAPKPSLEPQAVMDAAAKLRTLLLEVKKVIVGQDLMLERMVVALLARGHILIEGVPGLAKTLAIKTMAEAIGASFKRIQFTPDLVPADLVGTRIYNPKEANFEVELGPIFANLILADEINRAPAKIQSALLEAMQERQVTIGHETFKLPDPFLVLATQNPIESEGTYFLPEAQVDRFMFKVWIDYPAFYEEMTVVDRVSTKFERVAEVLSGDDLRYLQAMADQVHVHQAVTEYAVRLTRATRDPGEVGLSNLKKYISFGGSPRASVNLILGAKALAIVRGREYALPEDVRDLAPEVLRHRVILSYEALADEVKLEEVVQKIIAATPLPKVHIGDPYRDTRPTVTENPSA; encoded by the coding sequence ATGAGTGAAGCCCCCAAACCCTCCCTCGAGCCCCAAGCCGTGATGGATGCTGCCGCCAAGTTGCGCACCCTGTTGCTGGAAGTCAAGAAGGTAATTGTCGGTCAAGACCTGATGTTAGAACGCATGGTGGTGGCGCTCCTGGCACGGGGCCACATCCTGATTGAAGGGGTGCCGGGACTGGCCAAAACCCTGGCCATCAAGACCATGGCCGAGGCCATTGGGGCCAGCTTCAAGCGCATCCAGTTCACCCCCGACCTGGTGCCTGCCGACCTGGTGGGTACGCGCATCTACAACCCCAAAGAAGCCAACTTCGAGGTGGAGCTGGGCCCGATTTTCGCCAACCTGATTCTGGCCGATGAAATTAACCGGGCCCCCGCCAAGATTCAGTCCGCCCTGCTGGAGGCCATGCAGGAGCGGCAGGTCACCATCGGCCACGAGACCTTCAAGCTGCCCGACCCCTTTTTGGTGCTGGCCACCCAGAACCCCATCGAGTCGGAAGGCACCTACTTCCTGCCCGAAGCCCAGGTAGACCGCTTTATGTTCAAGGTCTGGATCGACTACCCTGCCTTCTACGAGGAGATGACCGTGGTAGACCGAGTTTCTACCAAGTTCGAGCGGGTAGCCGAGGTGCTCAGTGGTGACGACCTGCGCTACTTGCAGGCCATGGCCGACCAGGTTCATGTCCACCAGGCCGTGACCGAATATGCCGTGCGGCTCACCCGCGCGACCCGCGACCCCGGCGAGGTAGGGTTGTCGAACCTGAAAAAGTACATCAGCTTTGGTGGAAGCCCCCGCGCCAGCGTGAACCTGATTCTGGGCGCCAAAGCCCTGGCGATTGTACGGGGCCGTGAGTACGCCCTGCCCGAGGACGTGCGCGACCTGGCCCCCGAGGTGTTGCGCCACCGGGTGATTCTTTCCTACGAGGCCCTGGCCGACGAGGTGAAGCTCGAGGAAGTGGTACAGAAGATTATCGCCGCTACCCCTTTGCCCAAGGTGCACATTGGCGACCCCTACCGTGATACCCGCCCAACGGTTACGGAAAATCCTTCGGCCTAG
- a CDS encoding DUF58 domain-containing protein: MLFRRASKNKIEITLTPEPKEAMPPSRELPAELLRKLEFKVLKRLDGFLFGDYTGFFYGPSLDLAEVREYQPGDEVRRIDWNVTARTGKIHIRQYREEKEVTVWLVVDLSASMRFGTRRVLKAEEALEFVGTAAAIVARHGDKVGAIGFSEAGMRVVPPGTGRRQALRILHELYGLLALGQGQAAPSRAPHASLEQALEHIAKTLKRRALLFVVSDFLNPQPEQALPWTQGLRRLAYRHDVVAVRIFDPAEKELPRAGELRMRDPESGEEIWIDTSDPRVRRAHAALVQAREAMLERTLRAAQVDVLNLSTAQEIVEPLLKFTLRRRGRR; this comes from the coding sequence ATGCTCTTTCGACGAGCCAGCAAAAACAAAATTGAAATCACCCTGACGCCAGAGCCCAAAGAGGCCATGCCCCCTTCACGCGAGCTACCGGCGGAGCTCCTGCGGAAGCTCGAGTTCAAGGTATTGAAGCGCCTGGACGGTTTTTTGTTTGGCGATTACACCGGCTTTTTCTACGGTCCCAGCCTGGACTTAGCCGAGGTACGGGAGTACCAGCCCGGCGACGAAGTGCGCCGCATCGACTGGAACGTGACCGCCCGCACCGGCAAGATTCACATCCGGCAGTACCGCGAAGAGAAGGAGGTCACGGTCTGGCTGGTGGTGGATTTATCGGCCTCGATGCGGTTTGGCACCCGGCGGGTGCTGAAGGCAGAGGAGGCGCTGGAGTTTGTCGGTACGGCGGCGGCCATCGTGGCCCGCCACGGGGATAAGGTGGGGGCCATCGGCTTTTCGGAGGCCGGCATGCGGGTGGTGCCTCCGGGCACGGGCCGTCGGCAGGCCCTGCGAATTTTGCACGAGCTGTATGGCTTGCTGGCGCTCGGCCAGGGGCAAGCCGCACCATCCCGTGCGCCGCACGCTTCCCTGGAGCAAGCCCTGGAGCACATTGCCAAAACCCTCAAGCGCAGGGCCCTGCTCTTTGTGGTGTCCGACTTCCTGAACCCCCAACCGGAGCAGGCGCTCCCTTGGACGCAGGGACTGCGTCGGCTGGCCTACCGGCACGATGTGGTGGCGGTGCGCATCTTCGACCCTGCCGAAAAAGAGCTGCCCAGAGCCGGCGAACTGCGCATGCGCGACCCGGAGAGCGGTGAAGAGATCTGGATTGATACCAGCGACCCCCGGGTTCGCCGTGCCCACGCGGCGTTGGTGCAGGCCCGAGAAGCCATGCTCGAGCGCACCCTGCGGGCCGCCCAGGTGGATGTGCTCAACCTGTCCACGGCCCAGGAAATTGTAGAACCCTTGCTCAAGTTCACCTTACGCAGAAGGGGGCGAAGATGA
- a CDS encoding LON peptidase substrate-binding domain-containing protein — protein sequence MKRLPLFPLPETVVFPGLLIPLYIFEERYKQMVRDLLAQSEDQRRFVITLATASGPREVGGYVDLLAASENPDGTFNIVCRGGDRCRVEGVGVFEKNLYQTTLDIPYLLERSARSEEIVAAWDAMDTFRSYMAGLADPAALEEAIANLPDDPLYQASFLCVNLRVSAADRQALLEAPSLIARLELAQALMRQGSISSTTAEA from the coding sequence GTGAAGCGCCTGCCTCTTTTCCCTCTTCCCGAAACGGTGGTCTTTCCTGGGCTCCTCATTCCGCTTTACATCTTCGAGGAGCGCTATAAACAGATGGTGCGCGATTTGCTGGCCCAAAGCGAAGACCAGCGGCGGTTTGTCATTACCCTGGCTACCGCGTCGGGCCCCCGCGAGGTGGGGGGCTACGTGGACTTGCTGGCTGCTTCTGAAAACCCCGATGGCACCTTCAACATCGTCTGCCGGGGCGGCGACCGGTGCCGTGTGGAGGGCGTGGGGGTTTTCGAAAAAAACCTCTATCAGACAACCCTTGACATTCCTTACTTGCTCGAGCGCAGCGCCCGTAGCGAAGAGATTGTGGCGGCCTGGGACGCCATGGACACCTTTCGCAGCTACATGGCCGGGCTTGCCGACCCCGCAGCCCTGGAAGAGGCCATTGCCAACCTGCCCGACGACCCCCTTTATCAGGCTTCCTTTTTGTGCGTTAACCTGCGGGTATCGGCTGCGGACCGGCAAGCGCTGCTGGAGGCGCCCTCCCTCATTGCGCGGCTCGAGCTCGCCCAGGCCCTCATGCGCCAGGGCTCTATCTCGAGCACCACGGCTGAAGCTTGA
- a CDS encoding NAD(P)-dependent oxidoreductase, giving the protein MVFQDQEAHVRTAFIGLGAMGYPMAGHLAKKYETLVWNRTFAKAEAHAKEFGSRAVDLPEVALADILLTCLPTSLEVDELAQKLLPYLRPGMLWIDHTSGEPELAKKTAQMLKERGVSYLDACLSGGVVGAMQARATVMAGGSPEDFARAKPVMEVYAAKIVHVGPLGSGHAVKAVNNALLAVNLWALSEGMVALVKQGVDAGLALEVINASSGRSNVSENLFGQRVVSRQFPNTFALGLLAKDMGICVKVLEAAGTPAPMLRQVREFFEIAKREVGAAEVDHTAVARLLEKWSGVEIK; this is encoded by the coding sequence ATGGTTTTTCAAGATCAGGAAGCGCATGTGAGAACGGCATTTATCGGACTTGGGGCTATGGGTTATCCGATGGCGGGGCACCTGGCCAAAAAATACGAGACCCTGGTATGGAACCGCACCTTTGCCAAGGCCGAGGCCCATGCCAAAGAGTTTGGCTCGAGGGCCGTGGATCTTCCCGAGGTGGCCCTAGCCGATATTCTCTTGACCTGTCTGCCCACTTCCCTCGAGGTTGACGAACTCGCCCAGAAGCTTTTGCCGTACTTGCGCCCCGGGATGCTGTGGATAGACCACACCTCGGGTGAACCGGAGCTGGCTAAGAAGACGGCCCAGATGCTAAAGGAGAGGGGGGTATCGTACCTGGACGCCTGTCTGTCGGGGGGTGTCGTTGGTGCGATGCAGGCCAGGGCAACCGTTATGGCGGGGGGCTCGCCGGAGGACTTTGCCCGGGCCAAGCCGGTGATGGAAGTCTACGCCGCCAAGATTGTGCACGTGGGGCCGCTGGGGTCGGGCCATGCGGTCAAGGCGGTCAACAACGCCCTGCTGGCGGTGAACCTGTGGGCCTTGAGCGAGGGCATGGTGGCCCTGGTCAAGCAAGGGGTGGATGCCGGGCTGGCCTTGGAGGTCATCAATGCTTCCTCGGGGCGCTCGAATGTGAGCGAGAATTTGTTCGGCCAGCGGGTCGTTTCACGCCAGTTTCCCAACACCTTCGCCCTGGGTTTGCTGGCCAAGGATATGGGTATTTGTGTAAAGGTGCTCGAGGCCGCCGGAACCCCGGCTCCCATGCTTCGGCAGGTGCGGGAGTTCTTCGAGATTGCCAAACGCGAAGTGGGCGCTGCCGAGGTAGATCACACCGCTGTGGCCCGACTGTTGGAGAAGTGGTCGGGGGTAGAGATCAAATGA